The stretch of DNA TAGGGAATGAAGAAAGCCATCAATCTCAAGGAAATCTTGGGAACCTGGTGAAATTAATCTTAAGCCTTTGCTAGTCTCAGAGATGACAACAGACATGATTTACCTCCCTCCTCCAAGTAAAACAACCACTATTCCCCTAAGCTAAACTTTAGTGTGTGCTTACCATATGCCAGGCATTAGGCACAGTAATTTTACAAACATTGTCTTCCTTAATCCTCCCCAATATCGTATGAAGTAGTTGTGTGTgcgagctcagttgtgtctgactctttgcgaccccatggactatacctgccaggctcctttgtccatggaactttccaggcaagagtattggagtgggttgccatttcctcctccaggggatcttcccaacccagggatcaaacccacatcttctgtgtttcctgcattggcaagaggattctttactactgctcCACTATGGAATACTATGAATATACCCATTATATAGgtgaagaaaatgaagctcagTGTAACACAGCTAGTAATTAATAGAGCTGGGTTTCTAACCCAGGCTTTCAGGCTTCAGAGCCTGTGCTTTTAATTATCCTGCTGTGCTGACTGCTTAACAGACTTTAATTGAGCACCAAGCACTGTGTTTGGGTTGGGTATGAGAAGGCAAATAACTGCTCTAGGAGCCCCCACTATAGTAGAATGGATATATAAGTAATAACATAATGGTGGTACAGCACAGCAAATGCTTTGAAAAGGATAAGCAGTAGGATTCCTGGGACTCCAAGAAGAAATGGGTTGCTGCttagggaaaggagagggaaatgCTGAAATAGTTGAAAGGCCTCATTGGAGAGGTGGCATTTGAGCCAGACTTTGCAGAAGGAGTAAAGAGACTATGGATACAGGGAGGGAAGTGCATTCTGACTGAGGAAAAAGATAACTTGATGTGGTTGGAGATTCACTCACCAAGTATTTATTTGGCAACTGCTAAGTGCTAGGCGTTGTTCTAGGTGTTGGGATGTGATCAAGATAGGTATGGTTCTCTGGGTGAGACAAGTAAGTAAACATGGATAGTTGTAAATTGTGGTAAATGCTACCAAAGAATGAAATAGGTGGTTCTGATAGAGAATAGCAAAGAAATCTTCCCTTTGCATGGGATTGTCAGTGAAGGCATGtttgaagaggtgacatttgagctgaggtCTGTAAGGTAAGAAGCTTGgcatgagaagagaagagagaagtctgatctaggcagagggaacaacaCGTACAAAGGCTGAAAGGTGGAAACAAGTACTTGAAGAATAGAAGGAAGATCAGGATGGTTGGAGCCTAGTGAGATTGTAGAGAGTGGTGGGATATGAGACTGATGAGACTCAGGGATGCAGTGGTCATTACAAGGAATCTGGATTTCATTCATAAGCTGCATAAATCAATTCTGTACAGATGATATGAGGCTAGAAAGTAGAATGTCTAGAATTAGGCCAGTATCTTGGTCTGACTGTGGGACATACTGGTATCTAGGGACTCTGGAAAGGATCCAGAAATGGATGACAAGAGAGTTGGGTCTGATCATTCCATCAGGAGATGATCCAGCTGAATCAAGCTTGCTTTGAGAGCTATTCCAGGTTCAATCGCACAGGATGTGTGAGTCAGACATTTCCCTGAAAAGTTCTGAGCAGACCCTTCCTGGCCCTGATCCTTAGCAACCCCACCCTGCTTCAGGAAATATGTGATGTCAGGGTCTGAAAGGAAAGGGCAGTTCCTAACCAGACTGCCTGCTAGAGATTCGGTTTAGATTCCTTTTCAGGCAGGGTGGGGCAGATGTATGGGTGGGTGTCTTGGAAAGATTATTACAGGATGGGAGTATGGAGTAACTTGAGAAAGCAATTACAAGCCTGGCTTGAGCTCTGTCTGAATGATATCCAAGTGCCCCAAACTTGAGGGTGTATTAAGCATGAGTTGGaacctgaacttttaaaaaaacttggagtatggtactggagaaggaaatggcaacccactccagtattcttgcctggaaaatcccatggatggaggagcctggtaggctacagtcatggggttgcagagagttggacacgactgagtgacttcactttgaagtATGgtttcactcatatgtggaatataaaaacaaaataaatgaaaaacaaaaattaaaaactcagaaaCAGATCAGATTAGTGTTTACCAGCAGGTAACCAGGGTTGGAGAGTGAGCGAAATAGGTGAAGGGAGTTAATTGTGTGGTAACAGATGATGGTAACTAAGCTTGTGGTGGTGATCACTCTGTAGTGTACACAGATGTTGAATTATGATAAATTATGATTACGAATTTTGCACCTGAAACTTGGATACATAACTAAAATCCTGATGCATCAAAACATTCAAGAGCTTCTATGTTGAACATCCCAAGCTTACTGAATTCCAGGGTCATGGattcagtggagaaggaagatTAGGTAGATAATATGTAAATTAGCATGGCCATGGTTAGtgactggacatggaaaaacagactggttccaaataggaaaaggagcacgtcaaggctgtatattgtcaccctgcttatttaaattatatgtagagtatatcatgagaaatgctgggctggaagaagcacaagctggaatcaagattgctgggagaaatatcaataacctcagatatgcagatgataccacccttatggcagaaagtgaagaactaaagagcctcttgatgaaagtgaaagaggagagtgaaaaaaattggcttaaagctcaacattcagaaaactaagatcatggcatctggtcccatcacttcatggaaagtagatggggaaacagcgacagactttatttttctgggctccaaaatcactgcagatggtgattgcagccatgaaatttaaaaaaaaaaaaaaactcacttgctccttggaaggaaagttatgaccaacctagacagcatattaaaaagcagagacgttattttgccaacaaaggtccatctagtcaaggctatggtttttccagtagtcatgtatggatgtgagagttggactataaagaaagctgagcgccgaagcattgatgcttttggactgtggtgttggagaagactcttgagagatccaaccagtccatcctgggggagatcagtcctgggtgttcattggaaggactgatgttgaagctgaaactccagtacgttggccacctgatgtgaagagctgactcatttgagatgaccctgatgctgggaaagattggaggcgggaggagaaggggacaacagaggctgagatggttggatggcatcactgactcaatggacatgggtttgggtgaactccgggagttcgtgatggacagagaggcctggtgtgttttggttcatggggtcacaaagagtcggacacgactgagcgactgaactgaactgatggttagtGACAGCTGAAGATGACAGAAGGGTTTTTCTTGCTATGCCTGGTTTTTGTAATCGTTGCTCTTGACCTTTGCCCGGAGAGGGCGCAGAAGGTCAGAGCACTGCAGGTCCCACttttcaatgctttggccactagGTGTCAGCGTCACGGTTTAGATTAAAACAATCACtttgtagttcagctggtaacgaatccgcctgcgatgcgagagacctgggttcgattcctggagaagggaaaggctacccactccagtattctggcctggagaattccatggactgtatagtccatggggtcgcaaagagtcggacacggctgagcgactttcactttcaaaagatgCAGCTTTTAAGTAGACTTCTTAGCTGAGGTCATTTATATGACTGGGCCTTGTTGAATACGGTATTTACAATGAATGGGGTAAACGAAGAATCATTGCCGGTAAGAAATGGAAAAGGGGGAGACTGAGGATTAAGGGAGAACCTGCCCAATAATGGAATAGCTGCTCAAGAAGAAATTCAAATAGAAAGCAAAAGTAGTAAACACCTGTCCCAACTAGAAAAAATTATTCCGTGGCATCTCCAACCCAGATTTGAAGCGATAGCAGACCATACCCCCCAATATTGGACTGTCACCCTAAAGCTGCCACTATATAGTGATATAGCATGAGGATTTATTATTAATTCATATGTTTCAATGACCCTCTTAATTGGTCACCTTTTTAATAGTCAActaaataatacaatatataCAGACAGTTCTGTATTTGAAGTGTTTTTCTCCACCTAGGACTATGAGTGATCTAAAAATGAGCCACAATTTGTCATCTTAAGGGAAAAAGACCTGGACTCAAATCTTCATTCTAACAAACACTGGCTTGTGTGTCCTCTGGCAtagcttctctgagcttcagtttccttgtctgcaaaatgggaataacaactATCTCATAAGGCTATTGTGGATTCAAGAGCTAATGCATGTAAAGCATCTAATACATTATATAAGTGCTCAATAGATCACTATTATGATCTTAAATTCATTTCAGGGCTGCTTGTCAGTTTGTACTGAGCCGGTCTGTTAGGGAGACTAAGGCTAGGAGGTAAGAAGCTAACGCTTTGCTCTTGTTCCCTCTTACTAATACAGGCTCCTGGCACATACAGACCCTGGACTTTCCTCTGAGACCAAACCGGGTAGCATACCAACTAGTCAGAGCCACTGTGGTTTACCGCCATCAACTTCACCTAACTCATTCCCACCTCTCCTGCCATGTGGAGCCCTGGGTCCAGAAAAGCCCAACCAATcactttccttcttcaggaagaGGCTCCTCAAAGCCTTCCCTGTTGCCCAAAGCTTGGACAGAGATGGATATCATGGAACATGTTGGGCAAAAGCTCTGGAATCACAAGGGGCGCAGGGTTCTACGACTCCGCTTCGTGTGTCAGCAGCCAAGAGGTAGTGAGGTTCGTGAGTTCTGGTGGCATGGCACTTCATCATTGGACACTGTCTTCTTGTTACTGTATTTCAATGACACTCAGAGTGTTCAGAAGACCAAACCTCTCCCTAAAGGCCTGAAAGAGTTTACAGAAAAAGACCCTTCTCTTCTCTTGAGGAGGGCTCGTCAAGCAGGCAGTATTGCATCTGAAGTTCCTGGCCCCTCCAGGGAGCATGACGGGCCTGAAAGTAATCTGTGTTCCCTCCACCCTTTTCAAGTCAGCTTCCAGCAGCTGGGCTGGGATCACTGGATCATCGCTCCCCATCTCTATACCCCAAACTACTGTAAGGGAGTATGTCCTCGGGTACTACACTATGGTCTCAATTCTCCCAATCATGCCATCATCCAGAACCTTGTCAATGAGCTGGTGGATCAGAGTGTCCCTCAGCCTTCCTGTGTCCCTTATAAGTATGTTCCCATTAGCATCCTTCTGATTGAGGCAAATGGGAGTATCTTGTACAAGGAGTATGAGGGTATGATTGCCCAGTCCTGTACATGCAGGTGACAGCAAAGGTACAGATAGATCAGGTTTGCCCAAGAAATTAGAAAAGGATTTATAGTAAACAAATATTGTTAAATCTGAAAGTGCTCAACCCAAGTGCTCTACCCATTCTGTAGATTCTATTCCTTGCCTTCAGCATTGTACTTTAAGTCTTCTTCCCCTATTTATGAGTGTCTCACTTTATAAAAACAGTTCTGATGCCAAATATCAGTATGTTTTGACCACTAGTCTGTCTTCTGAGGATCTAGAAGGTTTGGGGTGAAGACAGCAACTTGAGATTTTATACTCCTCTTCCTTGCCTCCTGAATCCTAGAAACTATTACCTAATTGAAGAGACCGCTTGCTTCTGTGTTTGGATTTCCCtctaaatctaaaactgtttctTAGATGGACTAGGAAACTTTTAAGCAGTAATCTCCCTAGAAATCTTTTGAAGGAAACAGAAGGGAATCTTTTTCTAAGCCATCAGGGTTTTTCCTCTCAGGCTCTGAACCTGGCAGAAATGCCTGGGATGATCCCTTTATTATCCTGCTGTGAAGAGAGCAGCCGTTAATAAAGCCAGTAGGGAAATGTGAATGGAGCAGAGATGACAATCATTTCAAAACCTCTTATATCTATAGTGAAAAAATGAAGAGTTGTCATTGTTGATTAGAATTATGTATGGGGgagtcattttaaattttctctggAACAATAGATTTCACAgggtattttctcattttaggtAATCCTTAAACCCTTGTTAATAATCCTACAGAGAAAgcttgctggtggctcagagcctGAGAGTTGGCCTGGTTGGGAGTGGAAGGCATAGAAGGCTGCAGTTAGGAAGGTTAATAGGGCAGTGGGGGAAGGGTGAAATGTGCTGAGACCTGGGGCTGACTTCATACTGGGCTTGCTTGTTTGTGTGTTCAGCTGGGCTCTGAGCATGGGTCTCTGGGGGAGACAGGCTTGCTGTATTGGGAGGCATGGAGTTCTGCCTTGGACTAAATAATGCTTGCACTGTGACTCTCTTCTATTCCTGTGCTGTATTGAAGTAATGGGGACCGGGTTGTGTTGcaaataaatcatttttgttGTTATAGAGAGTCTTGAATGTTTGGGAAATTGGGAGACAGTGGGTGGaaggaatttatttcctttattccctAGGCTATGGCCAGGAACTCAACCCCAATCCCCCAGCATGTAGTTGGAGTTCTCCCTGAAGGCAGCACTGCTAACAATCAGCTCTCACCAAAGGGACTGAAGTAGCCCAGTAAGGCATTTCCCCTGCCCAACTGACTAATCTTATGGTTGTTGTCAATGAAATGAGACAGATTTAGGGTGGtttcatatattgaaatatttgcCAAACATATATCCCTATCTCTTTTTTACCTATCATACATTAACTTATTTTTACCACTCTATTCTCAATAATTGGTTCCAATTAAATGAAATATCTTACAtgtctataaatatataaattttattctgCCTGATGGGTTATTCCTTAACATCCTTTTGTCCATCTACCTTCTTTACTGTATCTTTAGGAATCAGCTCAGGTATTTCTCTTCATCTCAAAGCCCCTCCTGATACCCGTGACTCAGGTAGGATCTCACTATCTGTGCTCACAGCGTTGTTTGCTTTCCTTGAAGACACTCTAGTGTAACTGTGCTTGTTGCCAAAAGATGAAGCTTCTTTTGAGAGTTTCAACTGTGTTTTACCCATTTCCTTATTATTGGAGACTGGTCCTTGATGGATACAAGCATCGGACAGTCACACTTTTTTTGTGAGGGATGCATTCTTCCTAACATGGAATATTTCAATGTTCACATATCTCATTTTCCACTGGAATAGATGCAATAAAAGATAAACTTTGTATATAAAGCAGGGTGAATTTTTGTGCCTCGTTATTTCAAAATCATGATTCAAATTAGAATGTGACAGCTGTGTTCTTGAGTAAGGCAGTTCTTGGGATTGTTAGTCTGTGAGTTAAAATGGGAGAGTAAATGTTGGCTTCCAGGCCAGTGATTTCTGCAACCCAGCTGGGATAGGCACAAATACCTAACAGGCCTGAATGCAGACCTCGGTCCCAGGACCAGATTCTGAATTCAACATCTCAGTGTTCTTTGGAATTTTCAGGAAATCATGATCTCCTAGCCTTGATTTCTGAATATGTCTGAAACTTAATCTGTTTATGGAGGGCTCAGGgttaattcggagaaggcaatggcaccccactccagtactcttgcctggaaaatcccatggatgggggagcctggtgggctgcaatccatggggtcgctaagagtcagacacgacttaactttcacttttcactttcatgcattggagaaggaaatggcaacccactccagtgttcttgcctggagaatcccagggatgggggagcctagtggctgccgtctatggggtcgctcggagttggacacgactgaagcgacgcagcagcagcagcagcagggttaatTGGCCCTATTATCCATTAAGCCCTGAGCTGTCAGAATATACAAGGAAAATACTAGCAAGATGGAATCAGTTGTGATTGATGttacagattcttttcttttgaaacattGCTTTCAAATCAGCACTTTTTCTCAAGTCCAAAGTAAGAGATCTATACCTCAAACCTTTGGGAGAAAGGAGATATGCTTGCTAGTGAAGGAGGATGTATGGATGGCAGTCTGTCTGCCAAAGTGGGTGGAGAGAAATACTTACTTGGTCCAGAAATAGAAAGCAGAGAGTAAAGTCCACCTTGTCCCAGCTCCCCCACTGAATAGGCTTGAACTCTATTCAATGTGTCAGTGCCTAAGGAGCAGGTATTTGAGCTTGTTTCTGACCCTGGAGCTCTGTTGCATTTACCTAGGTAGTATATTTTGTCCAATTCTGGACAAAGTCGGGGAGCAGGTGAAACTTATCTTCAGTTTCACCAAATATTTGGTGCCTAATTCTGTAAAACTTTTCAAATGTCTTCAGTTAAGTCTCCCAACAGAACTATAAAGCAGGATGGATAAGCCCCATTAAAGAAAAATTGGTTTGCTGAGACATAATTTGCATACTAAAGAAGCCACAATTTTAAGTGttaaattcagtggtttttagtatattcagagttgtgcagAAAACACTGCAATTGATTTGACCACAAAAAGAAACCCCA from Bos mutus isolate GX-2022 chromosome X, NWIPB_WYAK_1.1, whole genome shotgun sequence encodes:
- the BMP15 gene encoding bone morphogenetic protein 15, whose protein sequence is MLLNTKLFKMVLLSILRILLLWGLVLFMEHRVQMTQVGQPSIAHLPEAPTLPLIQELLEEAPGKQQRKPRILGHPLRYMLELYQRSADASGHPRENRTVGATMVRLVRPLASVARPLRGSWHIQTLDFPLRPNRVAYQLVRATVVYRHQLHLTHSHLSCHVEPWVQKSPTNHFPSSGRGSSKPSLLPKAWTEMDIMEHVGQKLWNHKGRRVLRLRFVCQQPRGSEVREFWWHGTSSLDTVFLLLYFNDTQSVQKTKPLPKGLKEFTEKDPSLLLRRARQAGSIASEVPGPSREHDGPESNLCSLHPFQVSFQQLGWDHWIIAPHLYTPNYCKGVCPRVLHYGLNSPNHAIIQNLVNELVDQSVPQPSCVPYKYVPISILLIEANGSILYKEYEGMIAQSCTCR